The following are from one region of the Elusimicrobiota bacterium genome:
- a CDS encoding IS3 family transposase: FEYIEMFYNRQRRHSAIGYVSPHEYEQRYNQLTVSTFCG; encoded by the coding sequence TATTTGAATATATCGAAATGTTCTACAACAGGCAGCGGCGCCATTCTGCCATTGGCTATGTCAGCCCGCATGAATATGAACAACGATACAACCAATTAACCGTGTCCACTTTTTGTGGGTAA